One Roseimaritima multifibrata DNA window includes the following coding sequences:
- a CDS encoding sigma-70 family RNA polymerase sigma factor, producing MHEEYRDENIKQLRDQQVRFAPRAKKLEQAMRAEQLLADLEDSRSYSFDFVCFRITDYRPELSQRRNIKGADLKYDLRLFVEDMSEAADITIEEANESVHTVGDLSRMFSVSTKTISRWRDQGLVSRRFVVGGRKRVGFLQSSVERFVAKNGARIRRGERFSQLSDEEKGEIIERARQLAESGASLSEVTRCLAEQMHRSPETVRYTLKNYDAENASLAIFPNHRGTLTEEDKRSIFQQFHRGSTVNQLCKRYGRTRSSITRILVDVRVARTMELPLDYMYNEDFEDASREPEFLGEMPALDPASRRQRVPADLPPYLAALYDVPLLNREQEYHLFRKMNYLKHKASQLREQLQNSADRAAVMEQIHDLYEQAVAVKNKIVQSNLRLVVSIAKRHMNSTDDFFALVSDGNMSLIRAAEKFDYGRGNKFSTYATWAIMKNFARTIPSEFKHRDRFRTTAEELFLAQSDNRGNPFVEESTQRQRQREVGRILNRLDEREQKIISARFGLAKGSEPLTLKEVGQEMGVTKERIRQLEARALNKLREAASEAKIDVELGS from the coding sequence ATGCACGAAGAATATCGCGACGAAAATATTAAACAACTGCGCGACCAACAGGTCCGTTTCGCTCCTCGAGCTAAAAAGCTTGAACAGGCGATGCGAGCGGAGCAGCTATTGGCTGATCTAGAAGACAGCCGTAGTTACTCTTTTGATTTTGTCTGCTTCCGGATCACCGATTATCGGCCCGAACTGTCGCAGCGACGCAATATCAAAGGAGCCGATCTGAAGTATGACCTTCGTCTATTCGTCGAAGACATGTCTGAAGCTGCAGACATCACGATCGAAGAAGCGAACGAGTCGGTCCATACCGTCGGCGACCTGAGCCGCATGTTCAGTGTATCGACCAAAACCATCAGCCGTTGGCGAGACCAAGGCTTGGTAAGCCGCCGGTTTGTCGTCGGTGGACGCAAACGCGTCGGATTCCTGCAAAGCAGCGTCGAGCGATTTGTTGCCAAAAATGGCGCAAGAATCCGCCGTGGCGAACGCTTCAGCCAATTAAGCGACGAAGAGAAGGGTGAAATCATCGAACGCGCCAGACAGCTGGCCGAATCGGGAGCCAGCCTTTCCGAGGTGACTCGCTGCTTGGCAGAACAGATGCACCGGAGCCCCGAAACGGTCCGCTACACGCTGAAGAATTACGATGCTGAAAACGCCTCCTTGGCGATTTTCCCCAACCATCGTGGGACTTTGACCGAAGAGGACAAGCGTTCGATCTTTCAACAGTTCCATCGCGGTTCGACGGTCAATCAATTGTGCAAACGCTACGGGCGGACTCGCAGTAGCATCACCCGCATCTTGGTTGACGTTCGAGTGGCTCGGACGATGGAGTTGCCGCTGGACTACATGTACAACGAAGACTTCGAGGATGCTTCTCGCGAACCTGAATTCCTAGGTGAAATGCCAGCGCTGGATCCAGCATCCAGACGACAACGCGTTCCTGCAGACCTGCCTCCTTACTTGGCCGCTTTGTACGACGTGCCTCTGCTGAATCGCGAACAGGAATACCACCTGTTTCGCAAGATGAACTACTTGAAGCACAAAGCCAGCCAGCTTCGTGAACAATTGCAGAACAGTGCGGATCGCGCGGCGGTCATGGAACAGATTCATGACCTGTACGAGCAAGCTGTTGCGGTCAAAAACAAGATCGTGCAGTCGAACCTAAGACTGGTCGTTTCCATCGCGAAGCGGCACATGAACAGCACGGACGATTTCTTCGCACTCGTAAGCGATGGCAACATGTCATTGATTCGAGCCGCCGAGAAATTCGATTATGGGCGCGGAAACAAATTCAGCACCTACGCCACTTGGGCGATCATGAAGAATTTCGCACGCACGATTCCTTCGGAATTCAAGCACCGTGATCGATTCCGCACCACCGCGGAAGAGCTGTTCCTGGCTCAAAGCGATAATCGAGGCAATCCGTTCGTCGAAGAATCGACCCAGCGTCAACGTCAACGCGAAGTCGGTCGCATCCTGAATCGCTTGGATGAACGTGAGCAAAAGATCATTAGTGCTCGCTTTGGCCTAGCCAAAGGCAGCGAGCCACTAACGCTGAAAGAAGTTGGACAGGAAATGGGCGTCACCAAAGAGCGAATTCGCCAATTGGAAGCTCGGGCCCTGAACAAACTTCGCGAAGCCGCAAGCGAAGCGAAAATCGACGTCGAACTAGGCAGCTAG
- a CDS encoding superoxide dismutase family protein has protein sequence MIRTKPFALAVAFATCFAFSSASAQDKPAHSHEKESHHGHAEAGHHHGDLPTFGVAIVTPTKGNKVRGVLQLKQVGDDLKVMGKVRNLTPGKHGFHIHEFGDFRDGAKGTSAGGHFNPAGVDHGPEGHGHVGDLGNITANDEGVATIKTTLKNTKLHFVLGRSFVIHADADDLKSQPSGNAGPRVGLGIIGIGNAEYKPAAKK, from the coding sequence ATGATCCGAACCAAACCCTTCGCGCTAGCGGTCGCCTTCGCCACATGTTTTGCGTTCTCTTCGGCGAGCGCTCAGGATAAACCAGCCCATTCCCACGAGAAAGAGTCCCATCATGGGCACGCGGAAGCGGGGCATCATCACGGTGACCTCCCGACCTTTGGCGTCGCGATCGTGACCCCGACCAAAGGAAACAAGGTCCGCGGAGTTCTTCAGCTGAAGCAAGTCGGAGACGACCTGAAGGTGATGGGCAAGGTCCGTAATTTAACTCCGGGAAAGCACGGATTCCATATCCATGAATTCGGTGATTTTCGCGACGGGGCTAAAGGGACAAGCGCTGGGGGCCACTTTAACCCAGCGGGAGTCGATCATGGCCCGGAGGGTCATGGTCATGTGGGTGACCTGGGCAACATCACAGCAAACGACGAAGGTGTCGCCACAATCAAAACCACTCTTAAAAACACCAAACTGCACTTCGTCCTCGGACGCAGCTTTGTCATTCATGCAGACGCTGATGACCTTAAAAGCCAGCCCAGCGGAAATGCTGGACCTCGAGTCGGCTTGGGCATCATCGGAATCGGAAATGCCGAATACAAACCAGCTGCAAAAAAATAG
- a CDS encoding DUF4013 domain-containing protein, which translates to MSVLLALLAAIPALQWITFGYMLEVSGRLSRGEKLRDSFPWSDVATRIGFALAAIFLVSLPVHLLTHWSQVARLIDPESNASLPLRWLGGFAVGAAGIYLSWAWMRGGRLRDYLWPAPIRFLKTYWRPSTWLAARDDLWSLLVSLEVPRLFWLGVRGAVGTLVWIIVPAILLIVANREGKGGSAGVLGALAFVAMGIVLMYVPLLQSRFAEKNRLTEMFNVAAVRRSYRRAPWAHTFAALLLFGLAIPLYLLKIETLPREATWLPCLMFVALMLPARTVLGLATRRSNHRPEPQGWWAGIQRWMARGLMPAIVGIYMLFVFLSQYLDVHGLQTWFHQHAILVPVPFTGT; encoded by the coding sequence TTGTCTGTCCTGCTGGCTCTTTTGGCCGCCATCCCCGCGCTTCAGTGGATCACTTTTGGCTACATGTTGGAGGTTTCTGGAAGGCTCTCGCGTGGCGAAAAACTCCGCGATAGTTTTCCATGGAGCGATGTGGCGACTCGAATCGGTTTCGCATTGGCGGCAATTTTTCTAGTCAGCCTGCCCGTCCATTTATTGACTCATTGGTCGCAGGTCGCTCGCCTGATCGACCCTGAAAGCAATGCCTCTTTACCCCTTCGTTGGCTGGGCGGGTTCGCGGTAGGGGCTGCTGGAATTTATTTGTCGTGGGCATGGATGCGCGGCGGGCGGCTTCGCGATTACCTTTGGCCCGCGCCTATTCGCTTTCTAAAAACCTATTGGCGTCCCTCGACATGGCTGGCTGCTCGAGACGATTTATGGAGCCTGCTTGTTTCGCTGGAAGTCCCTCGATTGTTCTGGTTAGGAGTCCGGGGGGCGGTGGGGACTTTGGTCTGGATCATTGTCCCTGCGATTTTGCTGATTGTGGCAAACCGAGAAGGGAAAGGTGGAAGTGCGGGGGTGCTGGGAGCATTGGCGTTTGTCGCGATGGGAATCGTTTTGATGTACGTCCCTCTGCTGCAGTCTCGCTTTGCCGAGAAAAATCGTTTGACGGAAATGTTTAATGTGGCTGCCGTAAGAAGGTCCTATCGGAGAGCACCCTGGGCCCATACCTTCGCAGCCCTACTGCTATTTGGATTAGCGATTCCGTTGTACCTGCTAAAAATAGAAACGCTTCCGAGGGAAGCGACATGGCTTCCATGTCTGATGTTTGTTGCCCTGATGTTGCCAGCAAGAACCGTTCTGGGATTAGCAACGCGTCGTTCCAATCATCGACCAGAGCCACAAGGATGGTGGGCAGGAATTCAAAGATGGATGGCAAGAGGATTGATGCCAGCGATCGTAGGGATCTACATGTTGTTCGTATTTCTCTCGCAGTATCTAGACGTCCACGGCCTGCAAACTTGGTTCCACCAACATGCGATCCTGGTACCGGTTCCCTTTACGGGAACCTAG